A single window of Chloracidobacterium thermophilum B DNA harbors:
- a CDS encoding acetyl-CoA C-acetyltransferase translates to MPTSVILSAVRLPIGKFQGSLKSFTAPMLGAHAVRAAVERAGIDAVQVDEVIMGCVLQAGLGQNPARQAALRAGLPPAVAALTVNQVCGSGLRAVMLAAQAIQAGDAEYVVAGGMESMTNAPYVLPKAREGYRMGHGELLDVMIHDGLWCAFENWHMGCTAEVVAERYGISREAQDAFAAGSQAKAIAAQQAGAFRAEIEPVTIPQRKGDPVVFAEDEGPRTDTTAAALAKLKPVFQPDGTVTAGNASTINDGAAAVVVTSEAQAARLGRQPMARLVAQAMSGIEPKLIMMAPVEATRRVLAKAGWKVEDVDLFEFNEAFAAQAIAVTQEVGADPARVNVNGGAIALGHPIGASGARVLVTLLHALQARQAKRGVAALCLGGGNAVALAVERD, encoded by the coding sequence ATGCCAACTTCCGTCATTCTTTCCGCCGTTCGTCTCCCGATTGGGAAGTTTCAGGGTTCGCTCAAATCCTTCACGGCTCCGATGCTTGGCGCGCACGCTGTGCGGGCCGCCGTCGAACGCGCCGGGATTGATGCCGTCCAGGTGGACGAAGTCATCATGGGCTGCGTCCTCCAGGCCGGACTCGGCCAGAATCCGGCGCGGCAGGCCGCCCTGCGTGCCGGACTTCCGCCCGCTGTGGCGGCGCTCACGGTCAATCAGGTGTGTGGTTCAGGACTCCGCGCGGTCATGCTGGCCGCGCAGGCCATTCAGGCCGGAGATGCCGAGTATGTCGTGGCCGGCGGGATGGAATCCATGACCAATGCGCCTTACGTCCTGCCCAAGGCACGTGAGGGCTACCGGATGGGCCACGGCGAACTGCTCGATGTCATGATTCACGACGGCCTGTGGTGCGCCTTTGAAAACTGGCACATGGGCTGCACGGCGGAAGTCGTCGCCGAACGCTACGGCATTTCACGGGAAGCGCAGGACGCTTTTGCCGCTGGCTCCCAGGCCAAAGCCATTGCCGCCCAGCAGGCCGGAGCCTTTCGGGCCGAAATCGAGCCGGTGACGATTCCGCAGCGCAAAGGCGACCCGGTTGTTTTTGCCGAAGATGAGGGACCGCGCACCGATACGACAGCCGCCGCCCTGGCCAAGCTCAAGCCGGTCTTTCAGCCGGACGGGACGGTGACGGCCGGCAATGCCTCCACCATCAATGATGGCGCGGCGGCTGTGGTTGTCACTTCGGAAGCCCAGGCCGCACGTCTGGGACGCCAACCCATGGCGCGCCTCGTGGCCCAGGCAATGAGCGGCATCGAACCGAAGCTCATCATGATGGCTCCGGTGGAAGCCACCCGGCGCGTCCTGGCCAAGGCCGGCTGGAAGGTCGAAGATGTGGATTTGTTCGAGTTCAACGAAGCCTTTGCTGCGCAGGCCATTGCTGTCACGCAGGAAGTCGGCGCTGATCCGGCGCGGGTCAACGTCAACGGCGGGGCCATTGCGCTGGGGCATCCCATCGGCGCCAGTGGAGCGCGTGTCCTGGTGACGCTTCTGCATGCGCTTCAGGCCCGCCAGGCCAAACGTGGCGTCGCGGCCTTGTGTCTGGGCGGCGGCAATGCTGTTGCTCTGGCCGTCGAGCGCGACTGA
- a CDS encoding AtuA-related protein — protein sequence MRVRLFDIAHARSGDKGDTSNIGLIARRPEFYPLLCEQVTAERVKAHFAELCHGPVERYELPNLEALNFLLHKALGGGGTVSLRSDAQGKTYSTALLRMEVELPEHLAHLVNPA from the coding sequence ATGCGAGTCAGGCTTTTTGACATTGCCCATGCCCGTTCGGGCGACAAGGGCGACACGTCCAACATCGGTCTCATTGCCCGCCGCCCGGAGTTTTATCCGCTGCTGTGTGAGCAGGTCACAGCCGAGCGCGTCAAAGCACATTTTGCCGAGCTGTGTCACGGCCCGGTCGAGCGGTATGAACTGCCCAACCTCGAAGCCCTTAACTTTCTGCTTCACAAGGCGTTGGGTGGCGGCGGCACGGTCTCGCTGCGCAGCGATGCCCAGGGGAAAACGTACAGCACGGCTCTGCTGCGTATGGAAGTTGAGCTTCCCGAACACCTGGCGCACCTGGTCAACCCGGCGTAA
- a CDS encoding DNA-binding transcriptional response regulator, with amino-acid sequence MSPVRHQTILFVGSDPETAQLINKTLTLAGYHVLVTDDPNTAHTLSDQPPTLIIADTTPGVGELAPARIMRERFVTTPIIALTRLPDEILSRAMERLRLSSLVKPVTPALLLATVADEIEWSQNQGTHTRITSPLETIDISEDLVLLLSNPQFAPPLDVAYRRTPAMESALAAAKLSPSNVTLLDLFDGQNSLADIIASLPHLEPKILFLATYLVRVGWLVPWSAELAEEHSQDDAPKDTMTGL; translated from the coding sequence ATGAGCCCCGTCCGTCACCAGACCATTTTGTTTGTGGGAAGCGACCCGGAAACGGCGCAGCTCATCAACAAAACCCTGACGCTGGCCGGCTACCACGTTCTGGTGACAGATGACCCAAACACGGCGCATACGCTGTCTGACCAGCCCCCAACGCTCATCATTGCGGATACCACGCCGGGCGTCGGGGAACTGGCCCCGGCCCGCATCATGCGGGAGCGGTTCGTCACCACGCCGATCATTGCCCTGACGCGCCTGCCGGATGAGATTCTCTCCCGTGCCATGGAGCGGCTGCGGCTTTCTTCACTGGTCAAACCCGTGACGCCGGCACTGCTGCTGGCCACGGTGGCTGACGAAATCGAGTGGTCGCAAAACCAGGGCACACACACCCGCATCACCTCGCCACTCGAAACCATTGACATCAGCGAAGACCTCGTACTCCTGCTGAGCAACCCACAGTTTGCGCCGCCGCTGGATGTTGCCTACCGCCGCACACCGGCCATGGAATCGGCCCTGGCCGCGGCCAAACTCTCTCCCTCGAATGTGACGCTGCTCGACCTGTTCGACGGTCAGAACTCCCTGGCCGACATCATTGCCAGCCTGCCGCACCTCGAACCCAAGATTCTGTTTCTGGCGACCTACCTTGTGCGGGTTGGCTGGCTCGTGCCGTGGTCGGCCGAGCTTGCGGAAGAACATTCGCAGGACGATGCCCCAAAGGATACAATGACCGGGCTATGA
- a CDS encoding tetratricopeptide repeat protein, with the protein MPFSPQPPVPSRRPTWLQRHWFVLGSLTVGLIGSGCFIAWQGQTVGAQAEATLHQVSASTGLTLDGRLTHLPAAKLAPVHRGNPDNDQPQLQLKATRQALERELIRRPTLDGHRTLGRCYLAEGKPLAAFAHLQMAVQQFPRDAALHSDLGLALLEVARTSPAAAEEALDALDMALRLEPNLLEARYNRARALEMLGRWDEARLAWQDYIRRDPDSTWGTAARERLAFLDRYDRTTSQP; encoded by the coding sequence ATGCCGTTCTCACCCCAGCCTCCAGTGCCTTCCCGGCGGCCGACGTGGCTCCAACGGCATTGGTTTGTCCTGGGCAGTCTGACCGTTGGCCTCATCGGGAGTGGCTGTTTCATCGCCTGGCAGGGCCAGACCGTTGGCGCGCAAGCCGAAGCCACGCTGCACCAGGTGTCAGCCAGCACCGGCTTGACGCTCGACGGACGCCTCACCCACCTGCCGGCGGCCAAACTGGCTCCTGTCCACCGGGGCAACCCTGACAACGACCAGCCCCAACTCCAGCTCAAGGCGACCCGGCAGGCGCTTGAACGGGAACTTATCCGCCGCCCGACCCTGGACGGCCACCGTACGCTGGGCCGCTGCTACCTTGCCGAAGGCAAACCACTCGCAGCTTTTGCCCACCTGCAAATGGCGGTTCAGCAGTTTCCCCGTGATGCCGCCCTGCACAGCGACTTGGGGTTGGCTCTGCTCGAAGTCGCCCGCACCTCACCGGCGGCAGCCGAAGAAGCCCTGGATGCCTTGGATATGGCGCTGCGTTTGGAGCCAAATCTGCTCGAAGCCCGGTACAACCGCGCCCGCGCGCTCGAGATGCTCGGTCGGTGGGACGAAGCACGGCTGGCCTGGCAGGACTACATCCGGCGCGATCCCGACTCAACCTGGGGCACAGCCGCCCGTGAACGGCTTGCCTTTCTCGACCGCTACGACCGCACCACTTCGCAACCCTGA
- a CDS encoding hemolysin family protein produces the protein MGDPVPLVVFKVVAIGFLVAANAFFVAAEFALVAARRPRLSSLAGSGHRRAVTALRLMDDLDGTISATQFGITLASLALGWIGELTFARIFEHWLAAFMPSGLWLYASAHAIAVAVAFSLITALHIVFGELAPKSLALARAEQVALTVAIPLDLFCRVFHPFIWLLDRAGARAVRLFGVTPLPGGHHTAAYTQEEIQQLVALSHQSGHLKADERELIHNVFHFSDTVVREIMVPRPEVISLPLTATADDILQTLCESGYSRLPVHDAHPDNIVGFIHAKDILRCLARKEPLSVGTLLRRPVFVPDTAHLEEALRQLRAAQSPLGVVVDEHGTVEGIVTLEDILEQLVGDIRDEHDVTDEEAMVWTEPDGTLIFDGAIAVREVNRKFGLNLPESDDYATLAGFLMTQAGRLLASGDVVRYQDYEFRVEQVERRRVARVRVTRRAEAPTLPPPVLIRQPSV, from the coding sequence ATGGGTGATCCCGTTCCACTGGTCGTCTTCAAGGTTGTCGCCATTGGGTTTCTCGTGGCCGCCAATGCCTTCTTTGTGGCGGCTGAGTTTGCCCTCGTGGCAGCGCGGCGTCCACGGTTGTCATCCCTTGCAGGAAGTGGGCACCGGCGAGCCGTGACAGCCCTGCGGCTGATGGACGATCTCGACGGCACGATCTCGGCCACCCAGTTTGGTATCACGCTGGCCAGCCTGGCCCTGGGGTGGATTGGCGAGCTGACCTTTGCCCGGATTTTCGAGCACTGGCTGGCAGCATTTATGCCCAGCGGGCTGTGGCTCTATGCTTCCGCCCACGCCATTGCCGTCGCCGTCGCCTTTTCGCTCATCACCGCGCTGCACATCGTCTTTGGTGAACTGGCGCCCAAGTCGCTGGCACTGGCGCGGGCGGAGCAGGTGGCTTTGACCGTAGCCATCCCGTTGGACCTCTTCTGCCGCGTTTTTCATCCGTTCATCTGGCTTCTGGACCGGGCCGGGGCCCGCGCCGTGCGCCTTTTCGGTGTGACGCCGCTGCCCGGTGGACATCACACGGCAGCCTATACCCAGGAAGAAATCCAGCAGCTTGTCGCCCTGTCACACCAGAGCGGACACCTCAAGGCCGACGAACGCGAACTCATCCACAACGTCTTTCATTTCAGCGACACCGTGGTACGGGAAATCATGGTGCCGCGCCCGGAAGTCATCAGCCTGCCGCTGACGGCAACGGCGGATGACATTCTTCAGACGCTGTGTGAATCGGGCTACTCACGCCTGCCGGTTCACGATGCCCACCCGGACAACATCGTGGGGTTCATCCATGCCAAAGACATCCTGCGTTGTCTGGCCCGCAAGGAGCCGTTGTCCGTTGGTACGCTGCTGCGCCGGCCGGTCTTCGTGCCGGACACTGCGCACCTGGAGGAAGCCCTGCGGCAGTTGCGTGCGGCGCAGTCGCCGCTGGGGGTCGTCGTGGATGAGCACGGTACGGTTGAAGGGATCGTGACGCTGGAAGACATCCTCGAACAGCTTGTCGGTGACATCCGGGACGAGCACGACGTCACTGACGAGGAAGCCATGGTGTGGACGGAACCGGATGGCACGCTCATCTTCGACGGCGCTATCGCCGTGCGTGAAGTCAATCGCAAATTCGGCCTCAACCTTCCCGAATCGGATGACTACGCCACACTGGCCGGTTTTCTCATGACCCAGGCCGGGCGGCTGCTGGCTTCGGGCGATGTCGTCCGCTATCAGGACTACGAATTTCGCGTCGAGCAGGTCGAGCGGCGGCGCGTGGCGCGCGTGCGTGTCACCCGGCGGGCGGAAGCGCCCACACTGCCGCCGCCGGTGCTGATCCGGCAACCATCGGTGTGA
- a CDS encoding CarD family transcriptional regulator, translating into MGFKVGDKVIYPNHGIGVIEVIKRMEFDGVEMEFYQLRLSGNNTTVNVPVDKVQAIGIRTPIKTVDGEKLLKLLATNFVAPPSDWKDRFKEFSEKMRSGDIFSVAEILKHLTYLGSLKPLSFREKRLLERARYLVISELTMASGKPQEKVEEAVEQALQKAFIKFEKKNGKASAASAAV; encoded by the coding sequence GTGGGATTTAAAGTAGGCGACAAAGTGATTTATCCCAATCACGGCATCGGCGTCATTGAGGTTATCAAGCGCATGGAGTTCGATGGCGTCGAAATGGAATTCTACCAGTTGCGCCTTAGTGGAAATAACACGACGGTCAATGTCCCGGTTGACAAGGTTCAGGCGATTGGCATCCGAACCCCGATCAAGACCGTAGATGGCGAAAAACTCTTGAAACTGCTGGCGACGAACTTCGTTGCGCCGCCGTCGGACTGGAAAGACCGTTTCAAGGAATTTTCAGAAAAGATGCGCAGCGGCGACATCTTCAGCGTGGCTGAAATTCTCAAGCACCTGACCTATCTGGGAAGTCTCAAGCCCCTCTCGTTTCGTGAGAAGCGTCTGCTTGAACGGGCGCGGTATCTGGTCATCAGTGAACTGACCATGGCTTCAGGAAAGCCCCAGGAAAAAGTCGAAGAAGCCGTCGAACAGGCACTGCAAAAAGCCTTCATCAAGTTCGAGAAGAAAAATGGCAAAGCTTCTGCTGCTTCGGCGGCAGTCTAA
- a CDS encoding class I SAM-dependent methyltransferase: MPSPDDRTRAFLHDLTISPLWCECFHQLLTETIPLPESGHILLVECGTGGLAIELAHRLRNTGTVTASDSDPARLQIVRDKCQVAKLDNLRILDRDQLADDPVAEGYDLVVGDASLLPTEALPPLLTLLRERVGEGGQVAAYALLRGSFDEFFSIFWEALYECDLAEDLAVPLETLLRTHPTPADIRAQAADAGLHNVTITSSKETFSFDSGHAFLESPLIAGYWLDRWLSIVPRDYLNSVRDSLCDIIDRDRGTYPFEVSIKAALLTARAEPSPGADDEDLEEDEDPEEDPENDV; encoded by the coding sequence ATGCCCAGCCCGGATGACCGCACGCGCGCCTTTCTGCACGATCTCACCATCAGCCCGCTGTGGTGCGAATGCTTCCATCAACTGCTCACCGAGACCATTCCCCTGCCGGAGAGCGGACACATCCTGCTCGTGGAGTGTGGCACCGGCGGACTGGCCATCGAACTTGCCCACCGGCTGCGCAACACCGGCACCGTCACCGCCAGCGACAGCGACCCGGCACGGTTGCAGATCGTACGGGACAAGTGCCAGGTAGCCAAACTCGACAACCTGCGCATTCTCGACCGTGACCAACTGGCGGATGATCCCGTTGCCGAAGGCTATGATCTGGTCGTGGGCGATGCCTCACTGCTTCCGACCGAGGCTCTGCCGCCTCTGCTGACGCTTCTGCGGGAGCGCGTGGGCGAGGGCGGACAGGTCGCGGCCTACGCGCTCCTGCGGGGCAGCTTCGATGAGTTTTTCTCCATTTTCTGGGAAGCCCTCTATGAGTGTGATCTGGCAGAAGACCTGGCCGTACCACTTGAAACCCTGCTGCGGACCCACCCGACGCCAGCCGACATCCGGGCGCAGGCGGCCGACGCCGGACTGCACAACGTCACCATTACCAGCAGCAAAGAGACCTTTTCCTTCGACAGCGGACACGCCTTTCTCGAATCGCCGCTCATTGCCGGCTACTGGCTCGACCGCTGGCTGTCCATCGTGCCACGGGACTATCTCAACTCCGTCCGGGACTCGCTGTGTGACATCATTGACCGTGACCGTGGCACCTACCCCTTTGAAGTCAGCATCAAAGCAGCGCTGCTCACCGCCCGCGCCGAACCATCCCCCGGCGCAGACGATGAAGACCTGGAAGAAGATGAGGACCCGGAAGAAGACCCGGAAAACGATGTTTAG
- a CDS encoding tetratricopeptide repeat protein: MFRRPGHTDTTGTGYNARPLAAACHVAPSRRWTGWRWLLPALGLWLQSLALPVPAQTPSAPAAPDTAAAIARFEAGQDAHQAGQLTAALRLYDEALALDDTLAPIHFQRGMALLALRRTAEAVTAFERCVALQPDFLRGWLQLGAAALAANNTVQAERAYATVLQLAPDHLEARLHLARLALGRQKPEAALEVLAPLGTSAVPPEVNVLRGQALLLAGQTEAAIKAFSQALAGQSNHPEARRGRGDAYAVQGQMEAAVADWQVAYASTPHAELAANIVSALYRLDRPEAARVFLEAARKQFPQDAQLATLASSLEGEAAVVAAATLLRAGRFAEAAAAYAPLVAQNPEAIAPRAGLATALFKLDRFAEAARHFVLLSQQQPEVAATYFFLGVCYDKMGDYRQALAAYEAFLARADGVHHQLEIEKVHLRLPSLRRQAEQSKPRKP; the protein is encoded by the coding sequence ATGTTTAGACGCCCCGGACACACGGACACAACCGGAACTGGGTACAACGCCCGCCCCCTGGCGGCAGCCTGTCACGTGGCTCCATCCCGCCGGTGGACAGGCTGGCGCTGGCTTCTTCCGGCGCTCGGCCTCTGGCTTCAGAGCCTGGCCCTGCCCGTTCCGGCCCAGACGCCTTCCGCCCCGGCGGCCCCGGATACCGCAGCCGCCATTGCGCGGTTCGAGGCCGGCCAGGACGCCCACCAGGCCGGACAACTCACTGCCGCGCTCCGGCTCTACGATGAGGCTCTGGCGCTGGACGACACCCTCGCGCCCATCCACTTCCAGCGCGGCATGGCCCTCCTGGCGCTCCGGCGCACCGCCGAGGCCGTCACGGCCTTTGAACGCTGCGTGGCGCTTCAGCCCGATTTCCTGCGCGGCTGGTTGCAGTTGGGCGCGGCGGCGCTCGCGGCCAACAACACCGTGCAGGCGGAACGGGCCTATGCCACGGTGCTGCAACTCGCGCCGGACCATCTGGAGGCGCGGCTTCACCTGGCGCGCCTGGCGCTTGGCCGCCAGAAACCGGAAGCGGCTCTGGAAGTCCTGGCACCACTCGGCACGTCCGCAGTCCCGCCCGAAGTGAATGTCCTGCGCGGACAGGCACTTCTGCTCGCCGGACAGACCGAGGCTGCCATCAAAGCCTTTTCCCAGGCACTCGCCGGGCAGTCCAACCACCCCGAAGCGCGCCGTGGACGCGGCGACGCCTACGCCGTCCAGGGACAGATGGAAGCGGCCGTAGCTGACTGGCAAGTGGCTTATGCGTCCACGCCACATGCCGAATTGGCCGCCAACATCGTCAGCGCCCTCTACCGGCTCGACCGGCCGGAAGCCGCCCGCGTATTTCTCGAAGCGGCCCGGAAACAGTTTCCCCAGGACGCACAACTGGCCACGCTGGCCTCGTCGCTTGAGGGCGAGGCCGCCGTTGTCGCCGCCGCGACCCTGCTCCGGGCCGGGCGCTTTGCCGAAGCCGCTGCCGCCTACGCCCCCCTTGTAGCCCAAAACCCCGAAGCCATTGCGCCGCGCGCCGGACTGGCCACGGCCCTGTTCAAACTCGACCGCTTTGCCGAAGCCGCCCGGCACTTCGTCCTTCTTTCGCAACAACAGCCGGAAGTGGCGGCAACCTACTTTTTTCTCGGCGTCTGTTATGACAAAATGGGCGACTACAGACAGGCGCTGGCGGCTTACGAAGCCTTTCTTGCCCGCGCCGATGGCGTTCATCACCAGCTCGAAATCGAAAAAGTTCACCTTCGGTTGCCCAGTCTGAGACGGCAGGCCGAACAGTCGAAACCCCGAAAGCCCTGA
- the uvrC gene encoding excinuclease ABC subunit UvrC, producing the protein MSLAEKLSSLPTGPGCYLHKDAHGTVIYVGKAKNLRHRVRSYFQSSRHHDPKTQALVAHIADVEFIVTDTEVEALVLESNLIKQYKPRYNVLLKDDKQYPHLKLTLNEPFPRVIKTRRVLNDGALYHGPYLPASLAHQTLRLVNQMFQLRTCDIEIDGKRDRPCLEYHIKRCLGPCVRELCGPAEYAEAVRDVKLFFEGKNKQLVAELQARMERAAEELRFEQAARYRDQLRLIERLGETQKMMLKDAADVDIFGYHRDGARLALQLFTMREGRIIGRREFFWEDLPPGDDFDPAAFLGEALTQYYALGNYVPHEVHAPHDFADRDVLEAFLSARRSAKVRILTPQRGQKRELIELVERNARVAFDQRFRTLKPDMADVLDELTDLLALPRFPARIECFDISHIQGAEAVASLVVFENGQPAKDEYRKFRIKTATGGDDFAAMREVVGRRYARLLREEKHLPDLVIVDGGKGQLSAAAQALRELDLEALPLASIAKREELIFVKGRESDPLRLERHSPLLHLIQAIRDEAHRFAVTFHRQRRTLRDFDSELLAIPGIGPKLKNRLLRNLGSLENIRRASIAELTPFVGVQRARAIWQHFHPETPAADA; encoded by the coding sequence ATGTCTCTGGCTGAAAAACTGTCCAGTCTGCCCACCGGTCCGGGCTGCTACCTGCACAAGGACGCCCACGGGACGGTCATTTACGTCGGCAAGGCCAAAAACCTGCGCCACCGCGTGCGCAGCTACTTTCAATCCAGCCGCCACCACGATCCCAAAACCCAGGCCCTTGTGGCGCACATTGCCGATGTCGAGTTCATCGTCACCGATACGGAAGTCGAGGCGCTGGTGCTCGAAAGCAACCTCATCAAGCAGTACAAGCCGCGCTACAACGTCCTGCTCAAGGATGACAAGCAGTATCCGCACCTCAAGCTGACGCTCAACGAACCGTTCCCACGGGTCATCAAGACGCGGCGCGTACTCAATGACGGGGCGCTGTACCACGGCCCGTACCTGCCGGCTTCGCTGGCGCACCAGACGCTCCGGCTTGTCAACCAGATGTTTCAGCTCCGCACCTGCGACATCGAGATTGACGGCAAGCGCGACCGCCCCTGCCTCGAATACCACATCAAACGCTGCCTCGGCCCCTGCGTCCGGGAGTTGTGCGGCCCGGCGGAATATGCGGAAGCCGTCCGGGACGTGAAGCTGTTTTTCGAGGGCAAAAACAAGCAACTCGTCGCTGAGTTGCAGGCCCGGATGGAACGGGCGGCCGAAGAACTGCGCTTCGAGCAGGCCGCCCGCTACCGCGATCAGCTTCGCCTCATCGAGCGGCTCGGTGAAACCCAGAAAATGATGCTCAAGGACGCTGCCGACGTGGACATTTTCGGCTACCACCGCGACGGCGCGCGGCTGGCTCTCCAGCTTTTCACCATGCGCGAGGGCCGCATCATCGGACGGCGCGAGTTTTTCTGGGAAGACCTCCCGCCCGGCGACGACTTCGACCCGGCCGCCTTTCTGGGCGAGGCGCTGACCCAATACTACGCCTTGGGCAACTACGTGCCCCACGAAGTCCATGCCCCGCACGACTTTGCTGACCGGGACGTACTGGAAGCCTTCCTGTCGGCGCGGCGCAGCGCCAAAGTGCGCATCCTGACGCCCCAGCGCGGGCAGAAGCGCGAACTCATCGAACTCGTTGAGCGCAATGCGCGCGTGGCCTTCGACCAGCGTTTTCGGACGCTCAAACCCGACATGGCCGATGTCCTCGACGAACTGACCGACCTGCTGGCGCTGCCCCGCTTCCCGGCGCGCATCGAGTGTTTCGACATTTCCCACATCCAGGGCGCGGAGGCCGTCGCCTCCCTGGTCGTGTTTGAAAACGGGCAGCCGGCCAAGGATGAGTACCGGAAGTTTCGGATCAAAACGGCCACCGGCGGCGACGATTTTGCCGCCATGCGCGAGGTCGTCGGACGGCGCTACGCCCGGCTGCTGCGGGAAGAAAAACACCTGCCCGATCTGGTCATTGTGGATGGCGGCAAGGGACAGCTCAGCGCGGCAGCGCAGGCGCTGCGGGAACTCGACCTGGAGGCCCTGCCGCTGGCCTCGATTGCCAAACGCGAGGAACTCATCTTCGTCAAAGGTCGGGAATCCGACCCGCTCCGGCTGGAGCGCCATTCACCCCTGCTGCATCTCATCCAGGCCATCCGGGATGAAGCCCACCGCTTCGCCGTCACCTTCCACCGCCAGCGCCGCACACTGCGGGATTTCGATTCCGAACTGCTGGCCATTCCCGGCATCGGGCCGAAGCTCAAGAACCGCCTGCTGCGCAACCTTGGCAGTCTGGAAAACATCCGGCGCGCCAGCATCGCCGAACTGACCCCGTTCGTTGGTGTGCAGCGCGCCCGCGCCATCTGGCAGCACTTTCACCCGGAGACCCCGGCCGCTGACGCCTGA